A genomic window from Cryobacterium sp. SO2 includes:
- a CDS encoding nucleotide disphospho-sugar-binding domain-containing protein has product MAHIVLSVMPFAGHVAPATGLVAELVARGHSVTVYTGAHYRGRFEALGAAVHTWQAAPDFDEHNLPATFPGTDRPGRLAVRADIEQVFVRTLGGQARDLVHLHRRHPIDLLLGDVLTFGTGPAAELLDVPWVTVSFVPLSYPTPTLPMPGVGLSPGRGRGGRVRDAALRSVFALFSRRIGRLLTEQRDGLGLPPSTTPINRVLYSPRLNLASGCALLDFSRTDLPDTVRFVGRLPTVGGEHPLPDWWAQLGDRPVVLVTQGTLNIDARQLLRPALEALADVDVTVLATTGGVPLPFPAPENAFVADFVPFDRALGRASLVISNGGWGGTVETLAAGVPMIVAGGDRDKPEVAARVGYSGAGVNMRTGRPSARAVATAYARVVADPGFRDRARAVAAELDGLGGTGRAIDLVEEALADVGA; this is encoded by the coding sequence ATGGCGCACATCGTGCTCTCGGTCATGCCGTTCGCCGGCCACGTGGCGCCCGCGACGGGGCTCGTCGCCGAACTGGTGGCGCGCGGCCACTCCGTCACCGTGTACACCGGGGCGCACTACCGCGGCCGGTTCGAGGCTCTCGGCGCCGCCGTGCACACCTGGCAGGCCGCCCCCGACTTCGACGAGCACAACCTGCCCGCCACGTTCCCCGGCACCGATCGGCCCGGGCGACTGGCCGTGCGGGCAGACATCGAGCAGGTCTTCGTGCGCACCCTGGGCGGCCAGGCCCGCGACCTGGTGCACCTGCACCGGCGGCATCCCATCGACCTGCTGCTCGGCGACGTGTTGACGTTCGGCACCGGGCCGGCCGCCGAGCTGCTCGACGTGCCGTGGGTCACCGTGTCGTTTGTGCCGCTGAGCTACCCGACCCCCACCCTGCCGATGCCCGGCGTGGGCCTGAGCCCGGGGCGTGGCCGCGGCGGCCGGGTGCGTGACGCGGCCCTGCGGAGCGTGTTCGCCCTGTTCTCCCGCCGCATCGGCCGGCTGCTCACCGAGCAACGCGACGGGCTGGGCCTGCCGCCCAGCACCACCCCGATCAACCGGGTGTTGTATTCGCCGCGCCTCAACCTGGCCAGCGGATGCGCACTGCTGGACTTCTCCCGCACCGACTTACCCGACACCGTACGGTTCGTGGGCCGGTTGCCCACGGTGGGCGGCGAACATCCGCTGCCCGACTGGTGGGCACAGCTCGGCGACCGGCCGGTGGTGCTGGTCACCCAGGGCACCCTGAACATCGATGCCCGGCAGCTGCTGCGGCCGGCGCTGGAGGCGCTGGCCGACGTGGATGTGACCGTGCTGGCCACCACCGGTGGGGTGCCGCTGCCGTTCCCGGCGCCGGAGAATGCGTTCGTGGCCGACTTCGTGCCGTTCGATAGGGCGCTGGGCCGGGCCAGCCTGGTGATCAGCAACGGCGGCTGGGGCGGCACCGTCGAAACGCTGGCGGCCGGGGTGCCGATGATCGTGGCCGGCGGCGACCGCGACAAGCCCGAGGTGGCCGCGCGGGTGGGCTACAGCGGCGCCGGCGTGAACATGCGCACCGGGCGGCCGTCCGCGCGGGCGGTCGCCACGGCATACGCGCGGGTCGTGGCCGACCCGGGCTTTCGCGACCGGGCCCGCGCGGTGGCCGCGGAGCTCGATGGGCTCGGCGGCACGGGCCGGGCGATCGACCTCGTCGAGGAGGCACTCGCCGACGTCGGCGCCTAA
- a CDS encoding flavin reductase family protein, giving the protein MSPRDLTGAPVDLDLDAAAPVDPQSTVDADRDLDLDLDLVTALAPTDTHGLETISSDPSDIRSAFGKFPSGVAALCAEIDGVPTGLVASSFSVGVSYEPPLVLFSVQNSSTTWPVLRQGGRIGVSILGSDHARECYQLASRKGDRFAGLDTRTTELGALFIEGSSLWLDCEIYSETPAGDHTIVLLEVKSLKVSDDRDPLIYHSAAFRSLLPAEPKAA; this is encoded by the coding sequence ATGAGCCCCCGCGACCTGACCGGAGCCCCGGTGGACCTCGACCTCGACGCGGCGGCGCCCGTGGACCCGCAGTCGACCGTAGACGCTGACCGGGACCTCGACCTGGACCTGGACCTCGTCACGGCGCTGGCGCCCACCGACACGCACGGCCTCGAAACCATCAGCAGCGACCCGAGCGACATCCGCTCGGCGTTCGGTAAGTTCCCCTCCGGTGTCGCCGCACTCTGCGCCGAGATCGACGGGGTGCCCACCGGCCTGGTGGCGTCGTCGTTCTCCGTTGGTGTGTCGTACGAGCCGCCGCTGGTGCTGTTCTCGGTGCAGAACAGCTCCACGACCTGGCCGGTGCTGCGCCAGGGCGGACGCATCGGCGTCTCGATCCTCGGCAGCGACCACGCCCGCGAGTGCTACCAGCTGGCCTCCCGCAAGGGCGACCGGTTCGCCGGCCTCGACACCCGCACCACCGAGCTGGGCGCGCTGTTCATCGAGGGCTCCTCGCTCTGGCTCGACTGCGAGATCTACTCGGAGACCCCGGCCGGCGACCACACGATCGTGCTGCTCGAGGTGAAGTCGCTTAAGGTGAGCGACGACCGCGACCCGCTGATCTACCACTCGGCCGCGTTCCGCAGCCTGCTCCCCGCCGAGCCCAAGGCCGCGTAA
- a CDS encoding alpha/beta fold hydrolase, whose amino-acid sequence MHTPPAPPARTVIAPDNVQIATYEFGDPDAPTVLAVHGFASSALANFHATGWIRDLVREGYHVIAIDQRGHGQSDKPHSADGYSMDLLVTDVLTVLDTFMLDEVDYVGYSLGARVGWHAARFMPTRINRAVFGGIPDGDPLTRFRVDEARAFVQSGTPVTDALTAAYLKMAGAIRDNDLEALIALVEGMRDGPQPHAANAPEQRVLFATGSEDRILEASRALAEATPHASFFEIPGRNHFNAPTSRAFRDAAIEFLGLPGSD is encoded by the coding sequence ATGCATACTCCCCCAGCCCCGCCCGCTCGCACCGTCATCGCCCCCGACAACGTGCAGATCGCCACCTACGAGTTCGGCGACCCCGATGCGCCCACCGTGCTCGCGGTGCACGGTTTCGCGTCAAGCGCGCTGGCCAATTTTCACGCCACCGGTTGGATCCGCGACCTGGTGCGCGAGGGCTACCACGTGATCGCGATCGACCAGCGCGGCCACGGCCAGAGCGACAAGCCGCACTCCGCCGACGGCTATTCGATGGACCTGCTCGTCACCGACGTGCTCACCGTGCTCGACACCTTCATGCTCGACGAGGTCGACTACGTGGGCTACTCCCTCGGCGCCCGGGTCGGCTGGCACGCCGCCCGGTTCATGCCCACCCGCATCAACCGGGCCGTCTTCGGCGGCATCCCCGACGGCGACCCGCTCACCCGGTTCCGGGTCGACGAGGCACGCGCTTTCGTGCAGAGCGGCACGCCGGTGACGGATGCGCTCACCGCCGCGTATCTGAAAATGGCCGGCGCCATCCGCGACAACGACCTCGAGGCGCTGATCGCCCTCGTCGAGGGGATGCGCGACGGCCCACAGCCGCACGCCGCGAACGCGCCCGAGCAGCGGGTGCTCTTCGCCACCGGCAGCGAGGACCGCATCCTCGAGGCGTCCCGGGCCCTGGCCGAGGCCACCCCGCACGCGTCGTTCTTCGAGATCCCTGGTCGCAACCACTTCAACGCGCCCACCTCCCGGGCCTTCCGGGATGCCGCGATCGAGTTCCTGGGCCTGCCCGGCTCCGACTGA
- a CDS encoding isochorismatase family protein — MSTTPDTSSTDAAADYAAAGYTGGLEPGARPALIIVDPVVAYIDKTCGLYAGVEKPAEQMRVLAAAARAAGVPVYITTVVLAPDGSDAGVFFRKVPALAAFLPGSPYKEFIDSLAPLPGDTLITKQYPSAFFGTSLAANLVARGIDTAVIAGLSTSGCVRASAIDAMQNGFIPIIVEDAVGDRLPEVHAANIFDLGMKTGEIYSTAQVLAYWESL, encoded by the coding sequence ATGAGCACCACCCCCGACACCTCGTCCACGGATGCCGCGGCCGACTATGCCGCCGCCGGCTACACGGGCGGCCTCGAACCCGGGGCCCGCCCGGCACTGATCATCGTCGACCCGGTCGTGGCCTACATCGACAAGACCTGCGGCCTCTACGCCGGCGTGGAGAAGCCTGCCGAGCAGATGAGGGTGCTCGCCGCCGCCGCCCGCGCCGCCGGGGTGCCGGTCTACATCACCACCGTGGTGCTCGCGCCCGACGGGTCCGATGCCGGTGTGTTCTTCCGCAAGGTGCCGGCCCTGGCCGCGTTCCTGCCCGGCAGCCCCTACAAGGAGTTCATCGACAGCCTCGCCCCGCTGCCCGGTGACACCCTCATCACCAAGCAGTACCCGAGCGCGTTCTTCGGCACCAGCCTCGCCGCGAACCTCGTGGCGCGGGGCATCGACACGGCCGTGATCGCCGGGCTGAGCACCAGCGGCTGCGTGCGCGCATCCGCCATCGACGCCATGCAGAACGGGTTCATCCCGATCATCGTGGAGGACGCCGTGGGCGACCGCCTGCCCGAGGTGCACGCCGCCAACATCTTCGACCTCGGCATGAAGACCGGCGAGATCTACTCCACCGCCCAGGTCCTCGCCTACTGGGAGTCCCTCTAG
- the arsM gene encoding arsenite methyltransferase, which produces MSDKTATEKSAITEQVRERYAAQALQITDVSEGSCCGTPLETSGVFGSALYTGMEQAEVPDAAMLASIGCGNPTAVADLRPGETVLDLGSGGGIDVLLSARRVGPTGFAYGLDMTDEMLALARANAATAGATNVEFLKGFIEEIPLPNATVNVIISNCVINLSADKNAVVREMFRVLTPGGRLGLSDVVAENQLSESERIERGSFAGCIAGALSEEEYRVALTAVGFTDVSVEFTHEVAPQMHGAIVKAVKPS; this is translated from the coding sequence ATGAGCGACAAGACCGCGACCGAGAAGTCGGCCATCACCGAGCAGGTGCGGGAGCGTTACGCCGCGCAGGCCCTGCAGATCACCGACGTGAGCGAGGGCTCCTGCTGCGGCACACCGCTGGAGACGAGCGGTGTGTTCGGCTCGGCGCTGTACACCGGGATGGAGCAGGCCGAGGTGCCCGACGCGGCGATGCTGGCCAGCATCGGCTGCGGCAACCCCACCGCGGTGGCCGACCTGCGTCCCGGCGAGACCGTGCTCGACCTCGGCTCCGGCGGCGGCATCGACGTGCTGCTCTCCGCCCGCCGGGTGGGCCCCACCGGCTTCGCCTACGGCCTGGACATGACCGACGAGATGCTCGCCCTCGCCCGCGCGAATGCCGCCACGGCCGGCGCCACGAACGTCGAGTTCCTCAAGGGTTTCATCGAAGAGATTCCGCTGCCGAATGCGACCGTGAACGTGATCATCTCCAACTGCGTGATCAACCTCTCGGCCGACAAGAACGCCGTGGTGCGCGAGATGTTCCGGGTGCTCACGCCGGGCGGCCGGCTCGGGCTCTCCGACGTCGTGGCAGAGAACCAGCTCAGCGAGAGTGAGCGCATCGAGCGCGGTTCCTTTGCGGGCTGCATCGCCGGGGCGCTGTCTGAGGAGGAGTACCGGGTGGCGCTGACCGCGGTGGGATTCACCGACGTGAGCGTGGAGTTCACCCACGAGGTGGCCCCGCAGATGCACGGCGCCATCGTCAAGGCGGTCAAGCCGAGTTAG
- a CDS encoding NAD(P)H-dependent oxidoreductase, with protein sequence MLKITILVGNPKPQSRTLKLAETLVDELLVAGTYDLRVIDLAVHSSHIFEWPSPEMAELNQAVADSDLLVVASPTYKATYTGLLKGFLDRYAANGLRGVTAIPVMTGADLSHSMGVDVNLRPLLVELGASVPTKGLYFVTGQMEKMEEIVAAWASENLAVLRLLQPLTMGMLGKNPESDVQTASDASATVSNGAGA encoded by the coding sequence ATGCTGAAAATTACAATTCTGGTGGGCAACCCCAAGCCCCAGAGCCGCACCCTCAAGCTTGCGGAAACGCTGGTCGACGAGCTTCTCGTCGCCGGCACCTATGACCTGCGGGTCATCGACCTGGCCGTTCACTCGAGCCACATCTTCGAGTGGCCCTCCCCGGAGATGGCCGAACTCAACCAGGCCGTCGCCGACAGCGACCTGCTCGTCGTCGCCAGCCCCACCTACAAGGCCACCTACACCGGCCTGCTCAAGGGCTTCCTCGACCGTTATGCGGCGAACGGCCTGCGCGGCGTCACCGCCATCCCGGTGATGACCGGCGCCGACCTCAGCCACTCGATGGGCGTCGACGTGAACCTGCGTCCGCTGCTCGTCGAGCTCGGTGCGAGCGTGCCCACCAAGGGCCTCTACTTCGTCACCGGCCAGATGGAGAAGATGGAGGAGATCGTCGCCGCCTGGGCATCCGAGAACCTCGCCGTGCTGCGCCTGTTGCAACCGTTGACGATGGGCATGTTGGGCAAGAACCCCGAGTCGGATGTGCAGACCGCGTCCGACGCATCCGCCACCGTCTCGAACGGAGCCGGCGCATGA
- a CDS encoding transcription initiation protein codes for MTKYLITFPAEALVVSDEEFPIVEAESRAVIEEAKAAGVYVFGGGINEGAAPVLVSADGSVGTEIYPGSELTGGFTVLELPTRADAVEWARKIAVACRCAQELREFHYDPGS; via the coding sequence ATGACCAAGTATCTGATCACCTTCCCGGCCGAAGCGCTGGTCGTCAGCGACGAGGAATTCCCGATCGTCGAGGCCGAATCGCGCGCTGTGATCGAGGAGGCGAAGGCCGCCGGCGTCTACGTCTTCGGCGGCGGCATCAACGAAGGCGCTGCTCCCGTGCTGGTGTCCGCCGACGGGTCGGTGGGCACGGAGATCTACCCGGGCTCCGAGCTCACGGGCGGGTTCACCGTGCTGGAGCTGCCGACGCGCGCGGACGCGGTTGAGTGGGCGCGGAAGATCGCGGTGGCCTGCCGGTGTGCGCAGGAGCTCCGCGAGTTCCACTATGACCCGGGCAGTTAG